TAGCCTGATATTAATCTATTCTTGATAAACGAATAGTGCAAATGCTTAAAGCCTATTACTAGATGTTGCCGTAGTTTAAACATAGTTAGTGTTTATAGAGTTGAGCCTTTGGTGTTGATACCTCTATGCATAGTGTTTTAAGATGATGTCGGATTCCTTGATTATATCTGTATCTATTGTAGCGAACTTTCCGCATTCGGCTGGCAAGCTTGCTGCTAGGTGTAGAGGAGGTAGTGTTCTAAGCCTTAGAGTAGTGCGTACTTTACTGTTTGGTTCGTATCTACCTTGCTTAGATGTTTGAGACTTTGTTTCTGTGTTGACTTCCCGACTAGTATTGCTGAGCCTGACTTCAATGTTCTTTGAATATGTGCACTTACTTAATTAACTTGAAAAGTCCTCTTTTCATATAATTGACTTAAGGTCTTCTAATGTGTATATAATCCCTTTTATCTTGTAATTGTGTTGTTTCAGGAACTCGATAAACTCTTCGTCTATTGTTAGCCATGGAATATCGGTTGTCCTAGCTGTAGAGTAGTACAGAGCATCTATGTAGTCTTTATGGCCCTCGTTGTAGATTCTGTAAGCCTCTACGTATGCTTCTACGGGTATGTCTAGCATGTTGTACGTGTTTCTTATAGAGTCTAGACCCACTTTAACTATGTCGAGATGTTCTGGTGGTATAGCTTTGAGTACTTTCCACATCGCCTCTAGGATTCCGACTTCTAAGTAGTAGATTTCTAGCTTTCTAAACAGAGCTATAGCTTTTAAAGCATCTTCTTCGATCTCTACGCCCAGAGCTGGTAAAAGGAATGTCGTATCAACTAGTACCCTCGGTTTCCGCGATATACTTCTTCTGCTCACGCAAGCTCTCCTCCTCAAGTTCTCTCAGAGTTACTCTCGCGACCTTCTTGCCCTTAAGCGAGAGAGTTATAGCATCTGGTAATGGTATAACTTCCAGCTTATTATCACTTACGACAAGCATAACTCTACTCCCCTCGTCAATGCCCA
This genomic window from Zestosphaera sp. contains:
- a CDS encoding AbrB/MazE/SpoVT family DNA-binding domain-containing protein yields the protein MPESLTVRVGRKRTIVIPKKIADILGIDEGSRVMLVVSDNKLEVIPLPDAITLSLKGKKVARVTLRELEEESLREQKKYIAETEGTS
- a CDS encoding PIN domain-containing protein; this encodes MSRRSISRKPRVLVDTTFLLPALGVEIEEDALKAIALFRKLEIYYLEVGILEAMWKVLKAIPPEHLDIVKVGLDSIRNTYNMLDIPVEAYVEAYRIYNEGHKDYIDALYYSTARTTDIPWLTIDEEFIEFLKQHNYKIKGIIYTLEDLKSII